Genomic window (Streptosporangiales bacterium):
CAGCCGCGGCAGAGCACCTCGCCGTGCAGGACGCCGAACCAGCCGTCCGGCTCCGCACCCCAGACACGCCAGCCCGCCGCGATCCGGTCGAGGTCCGCCGCGGTCGCGTACCCGTAACCGACGGCCTGCTCCGCGAACGCGGAACGGGTGACGCGCTCCGCCCAGGTGCCGCTCCACCGTGCCCGGTCGTCTGGGCTCGCGTAGCACCATGCCGACGCCGTGCAGGCGACGTCGGTGAAGCCCGCCGCGCGCGCCCACACCTGGAGACGGCGGCCGGCGTCGGGCTCGCCGCGATTGTGCGTGGCGACCCGGTGGTACAGGGCGAGCCACTCGTCCAGCTCGGGCACGTCCGGGTGCCAGGTCATCGCCGCGTAGTCGGCGTCGCGCGCCGCGACGACGCCGTCCGCCGCGACCACGCGGCGCATCTCGCGCAGGGCGGCCACCGGGTCGGCGAGGTGCTGCAGCACCTGGTGGGCGTGGACGACGGCGAAGGCGTCGTCGGCGTACGGGAGGGCGTGGACGTCGGCGACCTCGAAGCGCAGGTTCGTGAGACCGCGCCCGGCCGCCACCCGCTCGGCCGCCTCGAGGATGTCTGCGGACGCGTCGATCGCCGTCACCGTGCCCGGTGCGACGAGTGCCGCGAGGTCCGCGGTGATCGTGCCCGAGCCGCAGCCCACGTCGAGTAGCGACGCCCCCGGCCGGAGCCGGTCGGTCAGGTAGGCGGCCGAGTTGGCCGCGGTACGCCACTCGTGCGACCGACGCACCGACTCGTGATGACCGTGTGTGTAGACCTGATGCTGCGGCATGCCCGGAGTCTACGACAACGTCTCAGAGTTCGGGAGAGATCGTCTCGTTATTCGGACGCCGCCGCGGGAGGCTGGAAGTCACCGGCGTCGACCCGGAGCACACGCAGGGCGTCGAAGACCTCGGTGCGGTGGGTGTCGTCGAGTGCGCCGAGGCCGAAGTCGATGCCCATCAGCTCCTTGGTGGCGTGCCTGACGACGTCGCGCCCCTCGGACGTCACCGACGCGAGCACGCCGCGACCGTCCGCGGGGTTGGGGCGGCGCGAGACGTAGCCCTGCTTCGCCAGCCGGTCGATGATATTGGTCGCGCTCGTCGGGTGCACCATCAGCCGCTCACCGATCACGCGCATCGGCAGCTCGCCGGTGCGGCTGAACACCAGCAGCACGAGTGCCTCGTAGCGGGCGAACGTCAGGCTGTACGGCCGCAGCAGCTCGTCGTACCTGGTCAG
Coding sequences:
- a CDS encoding methyltransferase domain-containing protein encodes the protein MPQHQVYTHGHHESVRRSHEWRTAANSAAYLTDRLRPGASLLDVGCGSGTITADLAALVAPGTVTAIDASADILEAAERVAAGRGLTNLRFEVADVHALPYADDAFAVVHAHQVLQHLADPVAALREMRRVVAADGVVAARDADYAAMTWHPDVPELDEWLALYHRVATHNRGEPDAGRRLQVWARAAGFTDVACTASAWCYASPDDRARWSGTWAERVTRSAFAEQAVGYGYATAADLDRIAAGWRVWGAEPDGWFGVLHGEVLCRG
- a CDS encoding MarR family transcriptional regulator, yielding MARKELGLPFDPIAVAGEHWRHHFGQSSAMRVATSIMRAQQLLLTRYDELLRPYSLTFARYEALVLLVFSRTGELPMRVIGERLMVHPTSATNIIDRLAKQGYVSRRPNPADGRGVLASVTSEGRDVVRHATKELMGIDFGLGALDDTHRTEVFDALRVLRVDAGDFQPPAAASE